Part of the Chitinivibrionales bacterium genome, TCATCTGGTGGGAACATCGGGCGGCAATACAAAGGATATGAACGAAGCCCTCGAGCTTATGGCAAAGAATACAATCAATCCGGCGGTTATGGTCACCCATATCGGCGGAATCGACAGCGCGGCACAGACAATCCTCGATCTGCCGTCAATACCGGGAGGGAAAAAGCTTATATACACCCGGAAATCGATGCCGCTTTTTGCTATCGATGACCTCGAGGATATGGGCAAAGAAAATCCGTTTTATAAAGGTCTTGCCGAAATTACGGGTAATCATAAGGGACTCTGGTCAACCGAAGCCGAAGAGTATGTGCTGAAAAATGCCAAAAATATAGAATAAAGGGGGCTGAATGAACACTATCCCTGTATCAAATTCACATATTCACACGCCCTACTCCTTCTCTTGTTTTGAATCAATCGAACAGGCTGTTTCCCTTGCAAAAAAGGAGGAGGTCGATGTTCTGGGTATCAGCGATTTCAATACCATCGAAGGCTACGAAGAATTTACCCGCCAGTGCGAAAAACAACGGGTTTATCCCCTTTACAATATTGAATTCATCGCCTTTTCCCCCGAAGATAAAGAAAAGGGCTACCGTTGGAACGACCCCAAAAATCCCGGCGCTATCTATTTCTCCGGAAAAGCCCTCAATTACCCTCCATCAATTTCAAGCGATTCAAAAAACATCCTCTCTTCTCTCTGGAAAGCATCTCAGGACCACATCTGGCAGGTAATTGAGAAGGTAAACGAATATTTTGAAGAGGTTAAAATTCCGCTCTCGCTTGATTACAGTACTATCCGGAGTGTGTATGCAAAAAATACCGTACGTGAACGCCATGTCGCAAAAGCGATTTTTCATGCCTTTAACAAGCAGTGGCCCGATCCGGACACACAGCTGCGACAGTACCAGATTCTTTTTAAAGATCCGTCATTTACCACCGATCTGAACAATTCGGCCACGCTGCAGAATGAAATCAGAAGCCGTCTTTTGAAAGCGGGAAGACCGGCATTTGTAGAAGAGAAAAAAGAGGCCTTTCTTCCTCTCAATGATATTAAAAGAATTATTCTCGACGGCGGGGGAATCCCCTGTTATCCGGTTCTTACCGATGACAGCATAGGCCTGAACGAGTACGAACAGGATATTCCGAAACTGATCGAGTTGTTCAACTGCCTGAAAATATATGCGGTCGAATTTATTCCATCCCGAAACACGTTCGACCACCTGAAAAAGGTAGTAAAATCTTTTTACGAAGAAGGCTTCTGCGTTACCTTTGGCACCGAGCACAATACGCCGAAAATGATGTCGCTGGTTCCCTCGGCACGAAACGGCGTGCCCCTTGATGAAGAACTCATGAGGATCGGCTATGAAGGCGCCTGTATTCTGGCAGCACACCAGGAACAGCGCAAAAACCGGAATACCGGTTTTATCGACAGCAAGGGGAAAAAGATTGTCGACAAAAAAGAAATGAAAGAGCTTATCAAAATCGGCGATAAAGCTATCAGTGATTATGCAGGAAAATAGGCGGAACAGAATATTTCGCAGGTAAAAAATATAATTTGCTTTCACTAAAAAACCTTAACCTCTGGGAATATTCAAAATGAACGATACGATTATCAGAACGGCAGCAGCAATTCGCATGGCATTCGCCCGCACAGGAAAAAATCTTCCGGTGGTTGTGTATGATAATTCCGACAAGGCGCTTGGCTTATCGGAAAATAAAAAGCACTTTACCGAGACACTCGAAAAACTGAATATACCTTCACACCATTTCTTCGACTCCACGGTATCTTCCGGCGACCTTGTACCGTCAATCGAAGCACTGGCGGAACAATCCTCTCCCCTGCCGGCTTGTGTTGCACGCGAAAAAACGGGTCTTTATGCCGTGGCTCATACAAAGCAGGATGCAGACCGGCTCATCGAATGTATCCGCACCGATACCCCCTGCACGCATACGGAGAGCGGTTCGTTCAGAGAAGGAAGGCTTGGCGGCTGTATCGCCGCAATCACCGGTGGCGCCCAGGGATTCGGCAAGGGGATCGCCGAAGAACTTGCCCGGGAAGGCGCCTATGTCGTTATCGGTGATATAAAAGATGAAATCGGCAACGAAACCGTTGGAGAGATCACCTCCCGGTTTGGAGAGGGCTCTGCTGCTTTCTGCCATGTGGATGTTACCGACTTGGCGTCCCTTGAGGAATTTGCAGCCTGCGCTGCAAAGTTGTATGGCGGTCTCGACCTGTTTGTTTCCAACGCCGGCGTTCTGAAAGCAGGACCGGTCGATGAAATGGATGAACGCTCCTTTGATCTGGTAACATCGGTGAACTACAAAGCCTATTTTCTCGGCACCAAAGCGGTGGCGCCGATCATGAAGATCCAAAACAGTTTCCATGCCGGCCATTTCATGGATATCATTCAGATAAGTTCGAAATCCGGTCTGGTGGGGAGTAACAAGAACTTTGCCTATGCCGGAAGTAAATTCGGCGGGATCGGTCTGACCCAGTCCTTTGCCCTGGAACTTATCGACTCTAATATCCGTGTCAACTCCATTTGTCCGGGTAATTACTATGAAGGCCCGCTCTGGTCAGACCCCGAAAGGGGGCTTTTTGTTCAGTACCTGAACGCTGGAAAAGTCCCAGGTGCCAAAACTATTGATGATGTTAAACAATTCTACATGAGCAAAGTTCCTATGGGCCGTGGATGCACTCCTCTTGATGTTGCGCGGGCAATTTTTTATGTCCACGAGCAGGAATATGAGACCGGACAGGCGATCCCGGTAACCGGCGGCCAGGTAATGTTGAGTTGAAACCGCTTTCCTCCCGATTATATATTCTTGAACTCTATATTAATGGAATTCTAATACACTCATACATAATCTCTTTCAAAAGGAGCAGCAATGGCTCATATAGACTTCAAGAAACTCGCATCCTCGCAGCGCAAATTTACTGAAGGCAACAGACGAATTGTCGGACATGTGCCTACGATTGCTATTACTCCTGTTGCCGACGGCAGGGCCGGAGCCTATGAAAGCAATATTGCCGGTACCTGGGTCATGGCGGAAAAAGTGTATAACCTGATCACCAGTAAGGTCCGTCTTTCGGATGGTATTCCCCCACGGGTGGTCGTAGCTCCTGAAATCGTCTACGGTGCCCGTACCGGAGCTTTAGCTCAGGAATATTACACAAAAGAAGGTGTGAGTGCAAATATCTGGGTAAGCCGCTCCTGGGCCTACAGCGATGAACTCATGTCGGCATGCATGGGAATCGGTTCATCGGAATGGCAGCAGGCGGCCTATGGTCTCAACCAGACCGACCGTCCGGGCGCAGTATGGCTCAAAGCATTCTGTGCCGCCATGGATGAAAAAAAGCGGCCAATCTTCTCCATTTACAATCCCGATCTTGAAAGCGAAGAGGGTGATTTAGCTCCCTTTGTTGCAGAACGGCTTCTCCGCTTTGCCCGGGCAGCCTGCGCTGTTGCAGAAATGAGAGGGAAAAACTATCTCTCAGTGGGAAGCGTCTCCATGGGAATAATCGGCTCGGATGTGCGCAGAAATCTGTTCCATCATTTCTTCGGCATGGGATCGGCATCGGTAGATATGGTTGCCGTCAAAGGCCGTATCGAAAAGGGGCTCTACGATCATGAAGAATTCGATCGTGCATTCAAATTCATGAAAAGCAAATTCAAATACAATTTTCATACCGGTGAAAAACCCTACAGCGATGATGATCTTTTAAGTGAGTGTGTCAAAATGACGCTCATTGTCCGCGACCTGATGATTGGTAATCCCCGTCTTGCCGATGAGAGTGTTGGTAAAAAACAGGGATTTAAAGCGGATGTCGAACATGCTCAAGGTTACAACGCGATTGCTGCCGGTACTCAGGGACAGCGTCAGTGGACAGACCTCTATCCCAATTTCGATATGACCGAATCGCTTCTCTGCAGCACCTTCGACTGGGACGGTTTCCGGCAGCCCTATGTGGTCGCCACCGAAAACGACTCGAAGAATGCCATTGGAATGCTGGTGGCTCATCTGCTCACCGGTATGCCGCAGCTTTTCGCCGACATCAGAACAAACTGGACAGCGGAAAGTATCAAAGCCGCAACCGGCAAAGATATCGGCTCAGTTGCACCCCAGGGACTCATCGATAAACGAAACTCCGGCGCCGGAGCCCTCGATTATGCCTGTGATGTTTTCAAAATTATCTCCGGCGGCAAAGATGTCGATATCTATGAAGTTGCCGAGAAAATCCGGACCGACAAAAAATATCAACAGGCGCTTATCGATGCTGCTATCGAAGGCACTACCTACGAGGCCGCAAATCTCGAATATTTTCTGGGTGATGGTCTCTCGAGTTCATACCGGACCCCCGGCGGCCTGCCCATGACCACTTACCGCTACAATGTTGTAGGTGATATGCCGACCTGTTCTATTGTTGAAGGAGAAACCGTAGAACTTCCGAGTGACGTTGCGGATCATATCAGCAAGGTAACCGACGCCACCTGGCCTGAAAGCTACTGGGCTCCCCGCGGCATGAGTTCTTTCGAGTACATGTCCAAAATCGGACCTAACCACGATGCCAACTCCTTCGGCCTTATCGGTGCCGACATGATCACCGTGAATGCCATGCTCCGAATCCCGGTCGATTTTCATAATATCTCTTCCGAACAGATTTTCCGCCCCACCATGTGGGACCGGTTCGGTGGTGATGATTTCCGGGTATGTGAGAAACTGGGACCGCTGTATATTTAAGAAGTTGAGTACTCCCCATACACCCGGGACACGTGGAGTGGTGAAGTGTCGGGGTGATGAATCATTGATCCATCACCCCGCGACACGATCTTATCTTACTGAACCCTCGATCAGGTACAACGATGTGAGAAGTTGAGGCTAAGCAAAAGTACTAACTTTTGTCTTTTGATGTTCAACTACTTATCAAGAATCCCCCTGACCTTCTTCAGCAGTACATCAGGAGTAAAGGGCTTCTGGAGGAAATAGGTTCCGGGAGTCATTACACCGCGCTGGATTGCGACGGTATCGCTGCTGGTGTATCCTGAAATAAAGAGTACTTTCATTTCAGGATATTTGCCTGCAATAGCTTGGACCAGCTCGTGACCGCTCATCCCGGGCATTACAACATCGGTGATAATCAAATCGGGAGAACCATCGAACGTGTTACAAACTTCGATAGCCTCCTTCGGCGTTGAAGCGGAGAGAATTTTGTAATTTAGCTTCGTAAAGCTGCTGCATATCAGATTTTTAACCGGCTCATTATCTTCAACAATAAGAATTGTCTCATCACCACTGAGGTTCTCC contains:
- a CDS encoding PHP domain-containing protein; the protein is MNTIPVSNSHIHTPYSFSCFESIEQAVSLAKKEEVDVLGISDFNTIEGYEEFTRQCEKQRVYPLYNIEFIAFSPEDKEKGYRWNDPKNPGAIYFSGKALNYPPSISSDSKNILSSLWKASQDHIWQVIEKVNEYFEEVKIPLSLDYSTIRSVYAKNTVRERHVAKAIFHAFNKQWPDPDTQLRQYQILFKDPSFTTDLNNSATLQNEIRSRLLKAGRPAFVEEKKEAFLPLNDIKRIILDGGGIPCYPVLTDDSIGLNEYEQDIPKLIELFNCLKIYAVEFIPSRNTFDHLKKVVKSFYEEGFCVTFGTEHNTPKMMSLVPSARNGVPLDEELMRIGYEGACILAAHQEQRKNRNTGFIDSKGKKIVDKKEMKELIKIGDKAISDYAGK
- a CDS encoding SDR family NAD(P)-dependent oxidoreductase, which produces MAFARTGKNLPVVVYDNSDKALGLSENKKHFTETLEKLNIPSHHFFDSTVSSGDLVPSIEALAEQSSPLPACVAREKTGLYAVAHTKQDADRLIECIRTDTPCTHTESGSFREGRLGGCIAAITGGAQGFGKGIAEELAREGAYVVIGDIKDEIGNETVGEITSRFGEGSAAFCHVDVTDLASLEEFAACAAKLYGGLDLFVSNAGVLKAGPVDEMDERSFDLVTSVNYKAYFLGTKAVAPIMKIQNSFHAGHFMDIIQISSKSGLVGSNKNFAYAGSKFGGIGLTQSFALELIDSNIRVNSICPGNYYEGPLWSDPERGLFVQYLNAGKVPGAKTIDDVKQFYMSKVPMGRGCTPLDVARAIFYVHEQEYETGQAIPVTGGQVMLS
- the fucI gene encoding L-fucose isomerase (catalyzes the conversion of the aldose L-fucose into the corresponding ketose L-fuculose) produces the protein MAHIDFKKLASSQRKFTEGNRRIVGHVPTIAITPVADGRAGAYESNIAGTWVMAEKVYNLITSKVRLSDGIPPRVVVAPEIVYGARTGALAQEYYTKEGVSANIWVSRSWAYSDELMSACMGIGSSEWQQAAYGLNQTDRPGAVWLKAFCAAMDEKKRPIFSIYNPDLESEEGDLAPFVAERLLRFARAACAVAEMRGKNYLSVGSVSMGIIGSDVRRNLFHHFFGMGSASVDMVAVKGRIEKGLYDHEEFDRAFKFMKSKFKYNFHTGEKPYSDDDLLSECVKMTLIVRDLMIGNPRLADESVGKKQGFKADVEHAQGYNAIAAGTQGQRQWTDLYPNFDMTESLLCSTFDWDGFRQPYVVATENDSKNAIGMLVAHLLTGMPQLFADIRTNWTAESIKAATGKDIGSVAPQGLIDKRNSGAGALDYACDVFKIISGGKDVDIYEVAEKIRTDKKYQQALIDAAIEGTTYEAANLEYFLGDGLSSSYRTPGGLPMTTYRYNVVGDMPTCSIVEGETVELPSDVADHISKVTDATWPESYWAPRGMSSFEYMSKIGPNHDANSFGLIGADMITVNAMLRIPVDFHNISSEQIFRPTMWDRFGGDDFRVCEKLGPLYI